A region from the Alnus glutinosa chromosome 5, dhAlnGlut1.1, whole genome shotgun sequence genome encodes:
- the LOC133869268 gene encoding cysteine-rich repeat secretory protein 38-like gives MVSSRLVFFVSAIFILTAQAVARPDFLYNFCELEKGNYTSNSTYQANLNDLLFSLSSNTEIDHGFYHSSHGQNSDRVYGIGLCRGDINVNVCRGCLNNAASLLTERCPNQKEAIGWYDECMLRYSNRSLLGVMETFPSFYMWNPSNVSVYYVNQFNQVLRTLLESLRSEAVAGGPDLKFAAGNATAPMFQTLYALVQCTPDLSELDCNNCLAGAFQNIPLCCDGKQGGRVIRPSCNIRFEIYQFYNPTTAASPRSRRPTNTDNKREASMVLSISMGVYLSVKRLRNNDGATNESTRIELESLQVDRGSESNKLGQGGYSAIYKYA, from the exons ATGGTTTCCTCAAGACTAGTTTTCTTCGTATCTGCCATTTTCATTCTCACTGCCCAAGCCGTCGCGCGTCCAGACTTTCTCTATAATTTTTGTGAACTCGAAAAGGGCAACTACACCTCTAATAGTACCTATCAGGCAAACTTGAATGACCTTCTCTTTTCCCTCTCCTCCAACACTGAAATTGACCATGGGTTCTACCATTCATCTCATGGCCAAAACTCCGACCGAGTATATGGAATTGGACTTTGTAGAGGGGATATTAACGTGAATGTTTGCCGTGGTTGTCTCAATAATGCTGCGTCTCTTCTCACGGAGCGCTGTCCCAACCAAAAGGAGGCAATTGGGTGGTACGACGAATGCATGTTACGCTACTCAAATCGCTCCCTTCTCGGCGTCATGGAAACTTTTCCCAGTTTCTATATGTGGAACCCGAGCAACGTATCGGTCTATTACGTGAATCAATTCAACCAAGTTCTTAGGACCTTGTTGGAAAGCCTAAGAAGTGAAGCTGTCGCAGGTGGTCCTGATCTTAAGTTTGCAGCAGGAAACGCAACCGCACCGATGTTCCAAACATTATATGCACTTGTACAGTGTACACCTGATTTGTCTGAGCTAGATTGCAACAATTGCTTAGCTGGggcttttcaaaatattccactCTGTTGTGATGGTAAGCAAGGTGGGAGAGTCATTAGACCCAGCTGTAATATCAGGTTTGAGATCTACCAGTTCTATAACCCTACAACTGCTGCGTCACCCAGATCTAGAAGACCAACAAATACAGATAATAAGAGAGAAG CTTCCATGGTATTAAGCATCTCCATGGGCGTCTATTTAAGTGTGAAGAGGCTAAGGAATAATGACGGAG CTACGAATGAAAGTACAAGAATAGAATTGGAATCCTTGCAAGTAGACCGTGGTTCTGAATCAAATAAGCTTGGGCAAGGGGGATATAGTGCGATTTACAAG